From the genome of Desertifilum tharense IPPAS B-1220:
CCGATCTTTGAAACAGAATTAAGAGTTTCATCCGTGCTGAATAATCAGCAGCAACTTACAATCCAGCAGATTACCCAACTGGCTAACCTTTTCCACATCTCACCAGCAGCATTTCTTCCTCGTCTTTCCTAAAAATCACCCTCACAGATTTAGTGCGATCGCGCTTTTCCCAAGTTATGGGTTGCGAGGATTTTAGGCGCAACCCAATTCTCAGTCCTAACTTCTACGGTTCCATTCGGTGGCGGCGTCTTCTACGGCGCGATCGACGGTCTTTTCTCCTAACATTGCGGCTTGGAGGTTGTCGTAGATGGCTTTTTGCAGGAGGTTGAGATCCTGCTTGGCGGGGATAAGAACCTCAGCAGTAGGAAGCTGAGAGGCGCTGACGTTGCGGGCTTTTTCTACGGGGGTGACGTTGGGTTGCTTTTCCAATTCGCTTTTGTAGCGTTCGATCGCATTGATGGTGGAGGGTAAAACGTTGGCGGCTTGAGCAAAGGCGAGTTGGTTGTCGGGGTTGGTGACGAATAGGGCGAACTTTAAGGCGTTTTCGGGTTGATCGGTGTCGCGGGGAATGGCGAGGTTCATGACGGCGACATTGCGTTTTTGGGTATCGCCAGTAATTTGCGGCCCGGCGGCGGACACGTCTGCGATCGCGGGGGCGTTGGTGGCGATCGCATTCAGGAATTCTGGCCCGGAGGAGAGGATGGCAATTTCTCCGGCCTGATACAGTTCAATGGCGCGACGATGACCTTGGGTTAGCACTTCCCTGGGTAGCAGTTGATTTTTGTAAAGGTCTACCCAATATTGAAAGGCGGCTTTCCCTTGGGGAGTGTTAAAGGCGGCTTGACCGTTTTCATCCACGAGTTGCACGCCCATCTGCACGAGGGATTCTAGAATTTCAGCAGAGTCTTCTGGAACCACGGTGGTGAAGAAGGCGTATTTGCCCGTGGCATTTCTTACCTGTTGGGCGACTTGGGCCAGTTCTGCAAAGGTGGTGGGTGGCTGGGTGACGCCAGCTTGTTCGAGCAGTTGGGTGTTATAAATTGTAACTCGCGTGGTCAGGTACCAAGGAATACCAAAGGTTTTGCCGTTGAGGGTGTTGGCTTGCCAAATTTTGGGCAAATATAAATCGCGATCGCTTTGGTTAATGTAAGGATCTAACTCTAACCAAGCATTGCGCGACGCCAAAGTTGAGGCAAAATCTGGGTTAAGATTAACCACATCGGGTGCAGTCTTAGCCGCAACGGCTGTCAGAATCTTGCTTTCCATTGCTGACCACGGAACATCGACCCAGCGAACTTTGACGCCGGGATTTTCCGTCTCAAAGTCGGCGATTAACTGGTTAAAGTAGTCGGTAAATTTGGGCTGCAACTGCATTGTCCAAAACTCGACTTCCGCAGTTTTGGGGGACGGTGAATCTACGGATTGGCTAGTGCCGCAACTGACTAACCAACTGAGCGTCAGTCCCAGGAAAGCGAACATGAAAAAAGACTTCCAGCGTTTCATTGTGTTCAATCGGGTGATTTTAAATTAAATTGGGTACCATGCCATTCCGCAAAGTCTTCTGACTTGGGCGCGGATCGTTTGGATTAGCTCTCTTGGAGTGCAGTCTAGACTCCTGCTGCGATCTGGGGAAGCTGCCGATTTCCGATCGAAGCAAGTGGCGCTGCACGCGTTAGGGAGTGGAAATCTATTATTCCCCAGATAATCCAAAATCTAAAATCTAATCTCTAATCTCTAAAATCGCCACTAACATAGGCATCAGGATCAACGCTGTGAATTTCCTAAAAGGTGTATTTTCTAAACGTCCCCAAGGGATCGGAGTTGAGTTAACCCCAGAACGAGTTAACATTGTCCGTTTAGCGAAAAAAGGTCAAGGCTTTAAGCTGGTTTCTCTCCATTCAGCAGAAGTTCCTGAAGGTGTCTTTCAAGACGGTCAAATTCTGGACGCGCCCGCAATGGCAGAAATTATCCAGTCTATCCTCAACGAAAACAAAATTAAGGTTAAAAATGCCGCAACAGCCGTTTCCGGTCGAGAGGCAGTCACGCGCTTAATTCCGGTTCCCGCAGAGTTGGATGACGCTGAGTTGCGCGAAATGGTTCTCAATCAAGAGGCGGGTCTTTATTTGCCCTTCCCGCGCGAGGAAGCTGATGTCGATTACCAAAAACTGGATTTAATTATCGACGATGATGGCATTGAGAAAGTGCGCGTGCTGTTGGTTGCCACTCGCAAGGAAGTCACCAATAACTATATCAATACCTTCCAGCAGGCGGGCTTGCATCTGGATATTTTAGAAATTAGTAGTTTTTCTTTAATTCGCACGATCCGCGAGCAGTTGCGGCAGTTTGCCCCCCAGGAAGCTGTCGCGATCGCCAATATTGAATTTGAAGGGACGGAAATTGCGATCGCTGTCGATGGCGTTCCCCAATTTTCGCGGACTGTACCCATTGGGACTTATCAAATTCAAACCGCTTTGTCCCAAGCGATGAACCTTCCTCCCACCCGCAATACTGATTTACTCCAAGGGATGACGATCCCCACCACCCCGGTAGATAGCGTGAGAACGGGGATGACGGGCATTAATCCAGGGGCGGCGGCGATGGTTCGAGTTTTAGGAGAATTGGCCGATGAATTGCGCCGTTCTATAGATTTTTATGTCAACCAGGGAGAAAACCAAGAAGTGGCTCAACTCTTGCTCGCCGGATCGGGTGGGGGAATTGGGCAATTAGATGAATTTTTTACCCAACGCTTAAGCGTCCCGACTTCCCAAGTCGATCCGATTGAAGCGTTATCGTTAGAAGTAGAGCAGGAAATTCCCCCGATGCAGCGACCGGGTTTAGGAATTGCCCTCGGCTTAGGATTGCGTTACGTCAACTAAGGTGAAACAGCATGTATAGCTTAGATATTAATTTTCTAAGAGACCGCCCGGAATACCTCAAGGAACAGCAACAAGACAAGCGAAGCCCTAAACCCACCGTTAGCGGTTCAACGCCAATTATTGTGGGGGCTGTTGCGGCTGTTGCCCTTTTGGGAATCACCTTTGGGGCAAAAGTCTATTTAGAAAATGAAAACTCTAAATTAGCCGCAGAACTGGCAACCCTCGATCAAGCGATCGCCAACCAGGAAGCCCAAAAAGCCCAAATCGCCCAAATCAATCAAGAAACCGAAGCTATTCGTTCCGATACCACCGCGCTGGCCACCGTCTTCAACCAGATTACGCCGTGGTCGGCCCTTTTAGAAGAAGTTCGCGAACGCGCGCCCGGTAACATTCAGATTGAAAATATCCAAAAAGTTAGCATTCAACTGCCGCCCCCAGACCCCAACGCTGCTGTTGACCCCAATGCGCCGCCCGCCCCAACTTCAGTTCCCGGACTCGAAATTTCCGGCAGGGCCCGCTCCTACAATGATGTCAACGACTTCATGTTGTTACTGCAAAATTCCGATTTCTTTAACGGGCAAGATATTCGCCTGGTATCGGCAAACCTGCAACAGAATAATACCCAAGTCGCAACCCCGACGGACAGCAATATTGAGGTCAGACTGCCTCCCGTTGTGCAATTCCAAGTCAGAAGCGCGCTCAACGACAAGCCCGCTTCCGAAATTTTGGCGCAACTCCGACGCCAAGGGGCTGAAGGCTTAGTCGAACGGATTCAA
Proteins encoded in this window:
- a CDS encoding ABC transporter substrate-binding protein, whose amino-acid sequence is MFAFLGLTLSWLVSCGTSQSVDSPSPKTAEVEFWTMQLQPKFTDYFNQLIADFETENPGVKVRWVDVPWSAMESKILTAVAAKTAPDVVNLNPDFASTLASRNAWLELDPYINQSDRDLYLPKIWQANTLNGKTFGIPWYLTTRVTIYNTQLLEQAGVTQPPTTFAELAQVAQQVRNATGKYAFFTTVVPEDSAEILESLVQMGVQLVDENGQAAFNTPQGKAAFQYWVDLYKNQLLPREVLTQGHRRAIELYQAGEIAILSSGPEFLNAIATNAPAIADVSAAGPQITGDTQKRNVAVMNLAIPRDTDQPENALKFALFVTNPDNQLAFAQAANVLPSTINAIERYKSELEKQPNVTPVEKARNVSASQLPTAEVLIPAKQDLNLLQKAIYDNLQAAMLGEKTVDRAVEDAATEWNRRS
- the pilM gene encoding type IV pilus assembly protein PilM, whose translation is MNFLKGVFSKRPQGIGVELTPERVNIVRLAKKGQGFKLVSLHSAEVPEGVFQDGQILDAPAMAEIIQSILNENKIKVKNAATAVSGREAVTRLIPVPAELDDAELREMVLNQEAGLYLPFPREEADVDYQKLDLIIDDDGIEKVRVLLVATRKEVTNNYINTFQQAGLHLDILEISSFSLIRTIREQLRQFAPQEAVAIANIEFEGTEIAIAVDGVPQFSRTVPIGTYQIQTALSQAMNLPPTRNTDLLQGMTIPTTPVDSVRTGMTGINPGAAAMVRVLGELADELRRSIDFYVNQGENQEVAQLLLAGSGGGIGQLDEFFTQRLSVPTSQVDPIEALSLEVEQEIPPMQRPGLGIALGLGLRYVN
- a CDS encoding PilN domain-containing protein, translated to MYSLDINFLRDRPEYLKEQQQDKRSPKPTVSGSTPIIVGAVAAVALLGITFGAKVYLENENSKLAAELATLDQAIANQEAQKAQIAQINQETEAIRSDTTALATVFNQITPWSALLEEVRERAPGNIQIENIQKVSIQLPPPDPNAAVDPNAPPAPTSVPGLEISGRARSYNDVNDFMLLLQNSDFFNGQDIRLVSANLQQNNTQVATPTDSNIEVRLPPVVQFQVRSALNDKPASEILAQLRRQGAEGLVERIQYLQQKGVIQ